CATCCAGGTAAAATCCAGATGTTCTAGATTCCTTTCGAAATGCTTTAAGTCGATCTCTGCGATCCGATTCGGTTCCGGCAAATCCAGCTCCAGACGATCCGTGATTTCCGTCTGGTCCGTCGCATCGGAGATCATCCGAGACAAGGCTTCTTCGCTAAACCGCTCGCTATAGGAATAACCGGGCTTCGAATTTTTCAGTACTCGAATTCCCACTCCTCTCGAACGGGAAGTTTCCGTATTTGCGATCCTCCCTTGGAACACTTCGATACCGGTATCTTCGGAATCGGTGGCGATCAAATCGAATTCTTCTAGTCCGAGCTTCTTTCCCTCGCGAAGGACGTAGTCCGCTGCTTGCTCTAGATTCATCAGCGACCTCCGACCAGGATCTCGTCCACCTTCAGGGAAGGCTGTCCTACGGTTACGGGAATGGATCCGGACGAAGCGCCGCAAGTTCCCGCGGCCAATTCCAGATCTTTTCCGATCATGGAAATCTTAGGAAGAATTTCATGTCCCTTACCGATCAAGGTGGCGCCTCTTACTGGTTCCGCCAGTTTTCCGTTTCGAATTACGTAGCCTTCTTCCACTGCAAAATTAAACTCTCCTGTCGCAGGATTTACGGAACCTCCTCCCATTCTCTTGGCATACAATCCGTAATCCACCGAGCCGAACATACCGTCCAAGGAGTCTTGTCCTGCCGCGATAAACGTGTTTCTCATCCGGGAAACCGGAGCATACTGGTAGGATTCCCTTCTCCCGCTCCCTGTACGCGGAACCCCTGTCTCCGCAGAACCTATCCGGTCCGAAAGATAGGCTTTAAGAATCCCGTTTTCGATCAAAAGGGTTTTTTGGGAGGGCATCCCTTCGTCGTCCACTTTGATGGAACCGTAAAAATCTTCCAAAGTGCCGTCGTCGTAAGCGGTAAGGCAGGATTGTGCGATCCTTTCCCCTAATTTCCCTACAAAGGGGGAAGAGTTCTTCCGGATCGCTTCCGTTTCCAGAGGATGCCCGCAAGCTTCATGAAAGATCACTCCTCCGAATCCGTTGCCCATAATTACCGGCATTTTTTTCCCTTCGATGTATCCTGCATCCAACATGAACAAGGCACGTTCCGCGGCATTTTTAGCGAGCTCAGCAACTCTCAATCCTTCGAAGAATTCGAAACCCTGCAAGGCTCCCGGAGAT
The genomic region above belongs to Leptospira fletcheri and contains:
- a CDS encoding TldD/PmbA family protein — translated: MEPRKVETLIEAGKNRKADFVEIYEEESRNSSVALRDKKIEQSLAATDYGIGIRLIYGTDVLYAYTSNDDTEHLVSLIRLLADSRGEATVNGGKFTLPSIGQHPVFAAGLKDPRSVSPAKKLELLQAADSSARQLSSKVVQVGASASDIVTNVLIANSEGLWVEDLRVRSRFSLSVTAEKDGERFVATESPGALQGFEFFEGLRVAELAKNAAERALFMLDAGYIEGKKMPVIMGNGFGGVIFHEACGHPLETEAIRKNSSPFVGKLGERIAQSCLTAYDDGTLEDFYGSIKVDDEGMPSQKTLLIENGILKAYLSDRIGSAETGVPRTGSGRRESYQYAPVSRMRNTFIAAGQDSLDGMFGSVDYGLYAKRMGGGSVNPATGEFNFAVEEGYVIRNGKLAEPVRGATLIGKGHEILPKISMIGKDLELAAGTCGASSGSIPVTVGQPSLKVDEILVGGR